The stretch of DNA GCCGCGGATCACCACCGCCGTGCCGGCGCCGCTCGTCGCCGTGCTCGTCCTGACGTCGGCCACCGCGCTCGCCCACCTGGCGCTGCCGGACGTCGGCGACCAGGGGGCCCTGCCGGACAGCCTGCCCACGCTCTTCTGGCCCGACGTCCCGTGGACGTGGGCCACCCTCACGACGGTGGCGCCGTACGCCTGCGGCATCGCCGTCGTCGGGCTGCTGGAGTCGCTCATGACCGCCAAGCTCGTCGACGAGGTCACCGACACGCCCTCTCGGAAGAGCCGAGAGGCGTGGGGCCAGGGTGTCGCGAACATCGTCACCGGGCTCTTCGGCGGCATGGGCGGGTGCGCCATGATCGGACAGACGATGATCAACGTGCGCAGCGGCGCGCGCACCCGCCTGTCGACCTTCCTGGCCGGCTCGTTCCTGCTCGTGCTCGTCGTAGGGCTGGGAGACCTCGTGGCCACCATCCCGATGGCCGTCCTCGCCTCGATCATGGTCATGGTCAGCGTAGGGACCTTCGACTGGCACTCCGTGAGGCCCTCGACGCTGCGGCGCATGCCGCGCTCGGAGACCTCGGTCATGGTGGTGACGGTCGCCGTGGTGGTGGCCACGCACAACCTCGCCATCGGGGTCGTGGCCGGCGTCATCGTGGCGGCGCTGCTCTTCGCACGGCGCGTGGCGCACCTCGTCACCGTTCACCGCTCGCTCGAGCACGAGGGGCAGCGCGTCCGCTACACCGTGGACGGTGAGCTCTTCTTCGCCTCCAGCAACGACCTCGTGGGCCAGTTCTCCTACGGGGAGGACCCCGACGACGTCGTCGTCGACCTCTCGCGCTCCCACGTCTGGGACGCCTCCACGGTCGCCGCTCTCGACGCGGTGACCACCAAGTACTCCGCTCGGGGGAAGAACGTCCGCATCGTCGGGCTCAACGACGCCAGCGCGGCCATGCACGGACGGCTCGC from Quadrisphaera sp. RL12-1S encodes:
- a CDS encoding SulP family inorganic anion transporter — its product is MLVSTLALRRPTWTQPRVLRTEVLAGLVVALALIPEAISFSIIAGVDPRVGLFASFTMAVTIALVGGRPAMISAATGAVALVVAPLVREHGLDHLVLAVLLGGALQVVLGVLGVARLMRFVPRSVMTGFVNALAILIFAAQVPYFVAVPWAVYPVAALAIAIMVFLPRITTAVPAPLVAVLVLTSATALAHLALPDVGDQGALPDSLPTLFWPDVPWTWATLTTVAPYACGIAVVGLLESLMTAKLVDEVTDTPSRKSREAWGQGVANIVTGLFGGMGGCAMIGQTMINVRSGARTRLSTFLAGSFLLVLVVGLGDLVATIPMAVLASIMVMVSVGTFDWHSVRPSTLRRMPRSETSVMVVTVAVVVATHNLAIGVVAGVIVAALLFARRVAHLVTVHRSLEHEGQRVRYTVDGELFFASSNDLVGQFSYGEDPDDVVVDLSRSHVWDASTVAALDAVTTKYSARGKNVRIVGLNDASAAMHGRLAGRLSAEV